In a genomic window of Streptococcus oralis:
- a CDS encoding alpha-mannosidase, whose protein sequence is MENVVVHIISHSHWDREWYLPFESHRMQLVELFDNLFDLFENDPEFKSFHLDGQTIVLDDYLEIRPENRDKVQGYIDQGKLKIGPFYILQDDYLISSEANVRNTLIGQAECAKWGKSTQIGYFPDTFGNMGQAPQILQKSGIHVAAFGRGVKPIGFDNQVLEDEQFTSQFSEMYWQGADGSRVLGILFANWYSNGNEIPVDKDEALTFWKQKLSDVRDYASTNQWLMMNGCDHQPVQRNLSEAIRVANELFPDVTFVHSSFDDYVHAVESALPEQLSTVTGELTSQETDGWYTLANTSSSRIYLKQAFQENSNLLEQVVEPLTVITGGHNHKDQLTYAWKVLLQNAPHDSICGCSVDEVHREMETRFAKVNQVGNFVKTNLLNEWKGKIATHEAQSDRLFTVINTGLHDKVDTVSTVIDVATCDFKELHPTEGYKKMAALTLPSYRVEDLEGHAVEAKIEDLGANFEYDLPKDKFRQARIARQVRVTVPVHLASLSWTTFQLLEGEQEHRDGIYQNGVIDTPFVTVSVDENITVYDKTTHEAYEDVIRFEDRGDIGNEYIYFQPKGTEPIYAELKGCEVLENTARFAKILLKHELTIPVSADEKLDAEQRGIIEFMTREAGRSEELTTLPLETEMTVFVDNPQIRFKTRFTNTAKDHRIRLLVKTHNTRPSNDSESIYEVVTRPNKPAASWENPENPQHQQAFVSLYDDEKGVTVANKGLHEYEILGDDTIAVTILRASGELGDWGYFPTPEAQCLREFEVEFTLECHQAGERFSAFRRAKAFQTPFTSLQVAKQEGSVAATGSLLSHAALSLPQVCPTAFKVAENEEGYVLRYYNMSQENVRISEHQQTILDLLERPYPVHSGLLAPQEIRTELIKKEDI, encoded by the coding sequence ATGGAAAATGTTGTTGTACATATTATCTCACATAGTCACTGGGACCGTGAGTGGTACTTACCTTTTGAAAGCCACCGTATGCAGTTGGTGGAATTATTTGATAATCTTTTTGACCTTTTTGAAAATGACCCTGAGTTCAAGAGTTTCCACTTGGATGGCCAAACCATTGTCCTTGATGACTATTTGGAAATTCGCCCTGAAAATCGCGACAAAGTCCAAGGTTACATCGACCAAGGCAAACTCAAAATTGGTCCCTTTTACATCTTGCAGGATGATTACTTGATTTCTAGTGAAGCCAATGTTCGCAATACCTTGATTGGTCAAGCAGAATGTGCAAAATGGGGCAAATCAACCCAGATTGGTTACTTCCCAGATACCTTTGGAAATATGGGACAAGCTCCTCAAATCCTTCAAAAATCAGGCATTCACGTGGCAGCTTTTGGGCGTGGTGTGAAGCCGATTGGGTTTGACAACCAAGTCCTCGAAGATGAGCAGTTTACTTCCCAGTTTTCAGAAATGTACTGGCAGGGTGCAGACGGAAGTCGTGTCCTCGGTATCCTCTTTGCCAACTGGTACAGTAACGGGAATGAAATTCCAGTTGATAAGGACGAGGCCCTAACTTTCTGGAAACAAAAATTGTCAGACGTGCGTGACTACGCTTCGACAAACCAATGGTTGATGATGAACGGATGTGATCACCAGCCTGTACAGCGCAATCTGAGTGAAGCCATTCGTGTGGCAAATGAACTCTTCCCAGATGTGACTTTTGTTCATAGTTCCTTTGATGACTATGTCCATGCAGTAGAAAGTGCTTTGCCAGAGCAGTTATCAACAGTTACAGGTGAGTTGACCAGTCAGGAAACAGATGGTTGGTACACGCTTGCCAACACTTCTTCATCACGCATTTACCTCAAACAAGCCTTCCAAGAAAATAGCAATCTCCTAGAACAAGTAGTGGAGCCATTGACTGTCATCACTGGTGGTCACAATCATAAGGACCAGTTGACCTATGCTTGGAAAGTCCTTCTACAAAATGCGCCCCATGACAGTATCTGTGGCTGTAGTGTGGACGAGGTTCACCGTGAGATGGAAACACGTTTTGCCAAGGTCAACCAAGTTGGAAATTTCGTTAAGACCAACCTTCTCAACGAGTGGAAGGGTAAAATTGCAACCCACGAAGCGCAAAGCGACCGTCTCTTTACCGTCATCAACACAGGCTTGCACGACAAGGTTGATACGGTCAGCACCGTGATTGATGTAGCGACTTGTGATTTCAAAGAATTGCACCCAACAGAAGGCTATAAGAAGATGGCAGCCTTGACCTTGCCAAGCTACCGTGTCGAAGACTTGGAAGGACATGCTGTAGAAGCGAAAATCGAAGATTTGGGAGCTAATTTTGAGTATGATTTGCCAAAAGACAAGTTCCGTCAGGCTCGTATCGCTCGACAAGTGCGCGTGACAGTCCCTGTTCATCTAGCATCACTTTCTTGGACAACCTTCCAATTGCTTGAAGGAGAACAAGAACACCGTGACGGTATTTACCAAAATGGAGTGATTGATACGCCATTTGTAACGGTCAGTGTGGATGAAAACATCACGGTCTACGACAAGACAACTCATGAAGCTTATGAAGATGTTATTCGCTTTGAAGACCGTGGTGACATTGGAAATGAGTACATCTATTTCCAACCAAAAGGAACAGAGCCTATCTACGCCGAGCTAAAAGGCTGTGAAGTCTTGGAAAATACAGCACGTTTTGCCAAGATTTTGCTCAAGCATGAATTGACAATTCCAGTAAGTGCAGACGAAAAACTGGATGCGGAACAAAGAGGCATCATCGAGTTTATGACGCGTGAAGCTGGGCGCTCAGAAGAATTGACAACTCTTCCTCTGGAAACAGAGATGACCGTCTTTGTTGATAATCCACAAATCCGCTTCAAGACTCGCTTTACTAACACAGCCAAGGACCACCGTATCCGTCTCTTGGTTAAGACTCATAACACACGTCCAAGCAATGACTCTGAAAGCATCTATGAGGTGGTGACACGACCAAACAAACCAGCTGCTTCTTGGGAAAATCCTGAAAATCCACAACACCAACAAGCCTTTGTCAGCCTTTATGATGATGAAAAAGGAGTGACGGTGGCAAATAAAGGATTGCATGAGTACGAAATCCTTGGAGACGATACCATTGCCGTGACCATTCTTCGTGCCTCAGGTGAATTAGGTGACTGGGGTTACTTCCCAACACCAGAGGCTCAATGCTTGCGTGAGTTTGAAGTCGAGTTTACACTTGAATGCCACCAAGCAGGGGAGCGCTTCTCAGCCTTCCGTCGTGCTAAAGCCTTCCAAACACCATTCACTAGTCTTCAAGTTGCTAAACAAGAAGGAAGTGTTGCTGCAACTGGTAGCCTCTTGAGCCATGCGGCGCTCAGCTTGCCACAAGTCTGCCCGACAGCCTTTAAGGTAGCTGAAAATGAAGAAGGATATGTACTTCGTTACTACAATATGAGCCAAGAAAATGTGCGCATATCTGAACACCAACAAACCATTCTTGACTTACTTGAGCGACCATATCCAGTTCATTCAGGACTATTAGCGCCACAAGAAATTCGCACAGAATTGATCAAAAAAGAAGACATTTAA
- a CDS encoding glycoside hydrolase family 125 protein: MIYSKEIVREWLDEVAERVKDHPEWVDVFERCYTDTLDNTVEILEDGSTFVLTGDIPAMWLRDSTAQLRPYLHVAKKDPLLRQTIAGLVKRQMTLVLKDPYANSFNIEENWKGHHETDHTDLNGWIWERKYEVDSLCYPLQLAYLLWKETGETSQFDETFVAATKEILHLWMVEQDHKNSPYRFVRDTDRKEDTLVNDGFGPDFAVTGMTWSAFRPSDDCCQYSYLIPSNMFAVVVLGYVQEIFAELDLADSQNIVADAKRLQAEIQEGIENYAYTSNSKGEKIYAFEVDGLGNASIMDDPNVPSLLAAPYLGYCDIEDEVYQATRRTILSPENPYFYQGEYASGLGSSHTFYRYIWPIALSIQGLTTRDKAEKKYLLDQLVACDGGTGVMHESFHVDDPTLYSREWFSWANMMFCELVLDYLDIR; encoded by the coding sequence ATGATTTATTCGAAAGAAATTGTTAGAGAATGGCTGGATGAAGTAGCAGAGCGGGTCAAGGACCATCCGGAGTGGGTGGATGTCTTCGAGCGTTGCTATACAGACACCTTGGACAATACAGTTGAAATCCTCGAAGATGGCTCGACCTTTGTACTGACAGGGGATATTCCTGCCATGTGGCTTCGGGATTCGACAGCCCAACTCAGACCCTACCTGCATGTGGCAAAAAAAGATCCTCTCTTGCGTCAGACCATTGCAGGTTTGGTCAAGCGTCAAATGACCCTAGTACTCAAAGATCCGTATGCCAACTCCTTTAACATTGAGGAAAACTGGAAGGGCCACCACGAGACTGACCATACCGACCTTAATGGTTGGATTTGGGAACGCAAGTACGAGGTGGACTCGCTTTGCTATCCTTTGCAGTTGGCTTATCTCCTTTGGAAAGAGACTGGCGAGACCAGTCAATTTGATGAGACTTTTGTCGCAGCGACCAAGGAAATTCTTCATCTGTGGATGGTGGAACAAGACCACAAGAATTCTCCTTATCGTTTTGTTCGGGATACAGACCGCAAGGAAGATACCTTGGTAAATGATGGATTTGGACCTGACTTTGCAGTGACAGGTATGACCTGGTCAGCCTTTCGTCCGAGTGATGACTGCTGCCAGTATAGCTATTTGATTCCGTCCAATATGTTTGCCGTAGTCGTCTTGGGCTATGTTCAAGAAATCTTTGCAGAACTGGATCTAGCTGATAGCCAAAACATCGTGGCAGACGCTAAACGTCTGCAAGCTGAGATTCAAGAAGGAATCGAAAACTACGCTTATACCTCCAACAGCAAGGGTGAAAAGATTTACGCCTTTGAAGTGGATGGCCTAGGAAATGCTAGCATCATGGATGATCCAAATGTACCGAGTCTGCTGGCTGCGCCTTATCTGGGCTATTGCGACATTGAAGACGAAGTGTATCAAGCCACACGCCGTACCATTCTGAGCCCTGAAAATCCATATTTCTACCAAGGTGAATATGCTAGTGGTCTCGGAAGTTCTCATACCTTCTATCGCTATATCTGGCCCATTGCCCTTTCTATCCAAGGTTTGACAACAAGAGATAAGGCAGAGAAAAAATACTTGCTGGATCAGCTGGTTGCCTGCGATGGTGGAACAGGTGTTATGCATGAAAGCTTCCACGTGGATGACCCAACGCTCTACTCACGTGAATGGTTCTCTTGGGCCAACATGATGTTCTGTGAATTAGTCTTGGATTATCTGGATATTCGCTAA